A window of Gammaproteobacteria bacterium contains these coding sequences:
- a CDS encoding YraN family protein has translation MTRFPLNQQRGRRAEEDAHRYLCERGLTPVMRNFRCRVGEIDLIMRDGRHLVFVEVRYRRRSDFGDGADSV, from the coding sequence ATGACGCGCTTCCCCCTGAACCAGCAACGGGGCCGCCGGGCGGAAGAGGACGCCCACCGCTACCTGTGTGAGCGGGGCCTGACACCGGTGATGCGCAATTTCCGCTGCCGGGTGGGTGAAATTGATCTCATCATGCGCGACGGCCGGCACCTGGTGTTTGTGGAAGTGCGCTACCGTCGCCGCAGCGACTTCGGCGACGGCGCCGACAGCGTGGA